In the genome of Synchiropus splendidus isolate RoL2022-P1 chromosome 13, RoL_Sspl_1.0, whole genome shotgun sequence, the window catcacactcaggaagTTCACTGCCTCCTAATatggacaagtgtgtgtgtgtgtgtgtgtgtgtgcttgtgtgtgtgtgtgcagtgtgaCTTCACGATTCATAATCAACTCCTGACTCACTGCGTATTTTTGGGTTCACTGGTGTCAAATGTGGCAGGTCCCCTCTCTGAGTCTCACAGTCCCGCCCCCCCCGAAAAAGACTCACCCACATCTGCTCGTGTGTTAGAAGCTGGCTGGCTCTTCCAGTGGAACTTATCGTAGTCAAAGTTGCTTTTAAAGAAGGTTACACTCGTGGCAACACCGTAGACAAGCCACGACACGGAAACTCAACTGCAGCTGGGTCAAATACATGCAACAGAATAAACGTCATCACTTCACACGATTGTGTCTGTGTTGCTTAAATCTGCTTTGTTACGATGCCAAGACTGACTAAAGCTAGAGTCGAAGacatttctccacctctgttttACTATTTTCCTTAAAAAGATGAATCCCAGTacaagcaacaacaaaatcCACACATTAGTCACCAGTGGAACTGACTGCGTTTATTCATTTTCACCGACCCACTCAAATGCTTGGAGGGTCACACAGGGGTGACCCAGTTATAAGACTATTATGactaaaaaaattatttaatgtAGTTTAATTGaagagtttgctctccagacaacagggaacctttgacagtgcatgagttcctggtccactgatcacactgatgcacaagacacgtggcagctaggatgataacaacaacaacaaacatggaggaatccctgaacaaaagcaaacaaaagcatctgtttgcttttgttcagggaggtttttctctacacaatgaccagggtttccactactctgaatgttcttgtaacattgaaattcttatacaaatatttccaagacattaaaagagctttagtttaaataaggtgatataaagacttgaatatagccaccatcatgatttattgtgctattgtcaaactgatgcaaaacaaacaatattttgttgtttaaatgtatgagtgggtccattatttgattcagtaatataccacatgcattgaaattgaaaaatgtggcttcttgtggcaaatattcttataccattaaattatatatatatatatatatatatactatgaaTAACAAAAGCAAAATGACAAGCTGTTATCCTATTTTCGCCATCTCTAAAATCATATCAGTGTGATTTCCCTTTTTgccttatttattattataaacctCTGAAACCGGACACTATTTTAACATCACAtccagaaaactattttttttattttattttaaatagaaaatgtaaatcaacaagttgaaaaattgaataaaaaaaaatgatttaaattcaatttttcaaaaaattgaaaaattgaATTATTCTTTTGCAAAGCAAAAACGGCTTGTATTTGAAGTTTAAGTTTAATATTCTTTATAAAATCGaattaaatattttcagttCTGCAGCCAGGAAAGCAAGTGTGAAACCATATTCTGCCCCTTGCAAGTATATGTTTCTTGACACACACGGCTAACAAAGACGTTTATGTGCTAACAAGTGTGATGAGTGTAGGATTTTATGAGGGAGCAGTTTTGACTCTTTCTTCTTTCAGTAGCTATAAAACAAACGACCTTCATTTAAACATCACTGATGCAGTCTGATgcattataaaaaaaacagcagtcgATGCAGGAGGTCCAGGAAGTGGCGAGGAACACTATCGAGCTGGTAAAGCAGAAGCGAGACAAACAGCCCGAGAGGCTGACTCCTGAAACCCTGAGTGGCATTTCTGAGGTGAGTGCGACAACTCGCAGGAAACGCTTTTTAATTGTGATTTAAATGTACTAGATCAGCTCATGCATTCGTTGTTCCGACTCAAAGCTGCTTCTTTTCCATCCTACAGACAGCAGATGCACATAACTGATGCGTAGCATGGACGACAAATGTTATAAGAATAGTGAGATTGAAACAAAACGGCAGAGAATTTTAAACCAACTCAgacaaataacaacaaggctgagaTGAAACTCACTTGAAAATGATTGGAAAAAGTtgaagaaatagaaaaatagGTTGATATGTCATGTCGTATTATTTTTTTAGGAGTGAtttaaaatataatgtaaaaaCAATAATAGCATCTGTATGCCTCAAGTGTTATTAgcatattattattagcatAATCTATGACATAACACTTCTTGATCCTTAAGATGGGAAACACTACTTGTTTCCTAACACTCATTTATCCTACCATCATCCATCATTGTTTGAGACGCAATATGACTCATAATAAGATTCATCACAGCCTCATGATGCTCCTCAAAAACGGCCCCAACCTGTTGGCCGACTTGCACCCTGAATAGAATCAAGTCCACCCTTAGAATCACGGATTTGTCTGCTGAACAAGCAGCATTGATGAGATCGGAGGAGAGAAGAGTCTTTGGTTCTGCTTTGCACAAGTGTCTGGGTCAAACGACGGCGTCAACAAAAGTGGAAGTGTGCGGTTCATTTAGACTGAGCATGGAGTTAATTTCACCAGCAAAAACGCGCTGATGTTTGAGAGGAAATAAGACTCACGtgacagaaaataataatatgagTATATATTCTGCATAAAACCTTAACTTCCCACTGCTTTATTATTACTTTGTAGAGTATCATTATTCTTACTTTCGAGAGTAAAAATCTCCAGGCATCTATTTTCTTCATGGGAATCTGGGGCGGCGTGAATTTTTGGGACCAAATTCGGATCTACTCTGGAATGTCCGATCTGTACTAATGTGAAGTTTCACATTGAACTGCAGCAGCGtctgactgagacctgtcaatcacagaTGCATGACCCGCTTCCTGTACGATGATCGAGTGAAATACTCtgagtgaaataaatataaatcccGGTAAActagactttctttattattgtggtttatttttatcttttttataaACGTTACATCGCTGCCCACAAGCAAACGTAAAAGGCGATGTTGAACTCACACGACTGTCCCGCCGTGCTTAGGTAACAAAGACACATTGTTTATTGGGGAGTTTCACTTTCTAAGAGTCAGAATGTTGCACTGAACGGTTGCAGAAACTCACCTGCCTTCTTCCTCTGTGGTTTCTAGGTCGCACCAAGATGGCGGGCAACTGTTCACCAGCAGCAGTTGATGACCTGATGGTGCATCTGGAGTTGATCATCTACATTCCCATCTTTCTGGTGGGCCTGGTTCTGAACGCCGCTGCTCTCATGGTGTTTTGTGTCGTCCTGCCCAAATGGACCGAGTCCACCATCTACATGACCAGCCTGGCTCTCATGgacttcctgctcctcttcccgCTTCCCTTCAAGATGCACGCCAGCAGTTACCAGTGGAACATCCAGCTCCTGCCTCTCTGCTCGCTCCTGGAAATCTTCTACTTTGTCGGCATGTACGGCAGCATCTACACCATCATGGTCATATCTCTGGACCGCTGGGTCGGCATCTGTCACCCGTTCAGAGCCAAACAGCTGCGCTCCCCGGCAGCGGCCATTTTGACCTGTGCTGTGGTTTGGATCGTGGTGTTTTCAGTCATCTCTCTGAACACCAAAAGCTTGAGGGGAAGCGAGCAGGGCGACTTCCGCTGTTTTCACGGCTTTTCAGAGAAGTTCTGGAGCCCCGGCATGATCGTCCCGCTGCTGGTGTTTGGGTTCCTGGTGCCTGGTCTGGTGGTGGTCTTCTGCTCCGTTCAGAGCATCGGGACCTTGAAGAGGTCTGGCCAGCACAGCAGCTGTGTGAAGTTCATCTACAGCAGTCTGGGCGCCTTCCTGGGGCCCTTCACCCCCTGCAACCTGGGCATCTTGCTGCAGTTCCTGGTGAGAAATATTTGAGGTTATTCTTCAGAGATCATTTCCGTAGCAAGAGCTGACTGGGAAGCTGGTGATGATTCTCCTTACGTCAGGTCCACCAGGGTGTGATAGACGACTGCGCCGCAAAAACCCGCATCAGTCTTTTCCTTCAagtgtccatctgtctgtccaacGTCACCTGCTGCCTGGACGCTCTCTGCTACTACTTCATCACCAACGAGGCCAGAAGCTCCAAAACCTTCCTCACAAGATCACTGTTCACCCAGCGCAGAGCACCTCAGAAGTGTGAAACCAGCTCCAGCAAACCAAACAGGAAGGCACCTGTAAGCCACGTGTCAGCCGAACTGACAGCCGTGATATGACTCACCCAACTCAGAGGGCATCTGACAAAGCCACCACCCCGACAAAGCTGCACATTGCCAGCCAAGTCTGAGCTCGAGTCAGCAGCAGGTCGGTGAGAAAAATCAGACAAATAAAGTTTGAATGTTTATTCTGAGAGCAGCAGAGTATCATAAGAATCGACTGTACAGACACAAATGTCATCTCATTCGATGAACTGTGAACAAATCTCATGTGCAAAAAAgacagactctgtttcatgtgAGTGGGGAGCAGCTAGCGACAGAGAAATACGTTGTTAGGAAGGAAGAGCGCGAGGCGGTGAGCTTTAGCCGTCATGTATCTAATGTACAAAGCGTTGGAGCTCTGCTGTCCTTCCAAGGAGCAGAGTTCCTGCTGTTCCCCTGAAGCTACGGAGTACAGTCTAAAGCCGTTGATGTCGGAGACGTGGTTCACAAAACAAGTCagataaaatcaaataa includes:
- the LOC128769763 gene encoding G-protein coupled receptor 55, with amino-acid sequence MAGNCSPAAVDDLMVHLELIIYIPIFLVGLVLNAAALMVFCVVLPKWTESTIYMTSLALMDFLLLFPLPFKMHASSYQWNIQLLPLCSLLEIFYFVGMYGSIYTIMVISLDRWVGICHPFRAKQLRSPAAAILTCAVVWIVVFSVISLNTKSLRGSEQGDFRCFHGFSEKFWSPGMIVPLLVFGFLVPGLVVVFCSVQSIGTLKRSGQHSSCVKFIYSSLGAFLGPFTPCNLGILLQFLVHQGVIDDCAAKTRISLFLQVSICLSNVTCCLDALCYYFITNEARSSKTFLTRSLFTQRRAPQKCETSSSKPNRKAPVSHVSAELTAVI